The region AAATCTGCAAATATCCCCGATGTTCGAAAAAGGAAGAAAAAATTGCAGAATATGTTGTATCAGTTGGTAAGCGCTTAGGGCTTCAAACTGAAAAAGATAAGTTTGGTAATATTCTTATCCGTAAACCGGCTGCAGCAGGTAAAGAGAATCTTAAAACTGTTACTATGCAGGGTCATATTGATATGGTTTGTGAAAAAAATCGCGGCGTTGAACATGATTTTGATAATGATTCTATTCAACCATACATTGATGGAGATTGGGTGAAAGCAAAAGGAACAACACTTGGTGCTGATAACGGCATCGGTGTTGCCGCTGCTCTGGCTGTGCTTGAAGCTAATGATATTGAACACGGTCCTGTTGAAGCTTTGTTTACTCTTGATGAAGAAACAGGACTGACTGGTGCATCAAGTTTGAAGAAAGGCTGGTTAAAAGGAGATATTCTTATCAATATGGATTCTGAAGAACTTGGAACTTTGTTTATTGGCTGCTCTGGTGGAAAAAATACTGCTGCTAAATTCAAAATCAAACCGGAAAAAGCACCAAGAAATTATTCTGCTTTTGAGTTAAAAGTTGAAGGATTAAAAGGCGGTCACTCAGGACTCGAAATTCATGCCGGCAGAGGTAATGCAGTTAAAATATTAAACAGAGCAATCTGGGAGTATTCTAAAGAAAATAAATTAAGATTGGCTGAAATAAACGGCGGCAACAAACACAATGCAATTCCAAGAGAAGCATTTGCTGTGGTACTTGTTCCAAAGGGTAATGAAAATAAATTGAAAAAATTTATTAACAACTATAATCAGACCGTAAAAGCTGAGAATGTTTCAGTTGAACCCGATCTTTCTGTTTCACTTGTAAAACATGCTGTACCTGAAAAAGTTATGGATGAAAAAACCCAAAAGCGTTTAGTTGATGCTTTGTATGCTATTCCGCACGGTGTAATAAAAATGTCAAATGATATTCCCGGTCTTGTTGAAACTTCAACAAATCTTGCAGTTGTAGAAACTGTTGGTAAAAGTGTTAACATTGTTACAAGCCAAAGAAGTTCTGTTGCGTCTGAGATTAAAGATATAACCGCAATGGTTTCATCAGTATTACAGCTTGCAGGAGCAGAGATTTCTTATGGTGATGGTTATCCGGGCTGGAAACCTGATATCAATTCTGATGTATTAAAAGTTTTCAAATCAACTTTTGAAAATATGTACGGAAAAGAACCGGAAGTAACTGCAATTCATGCAGGATTAGAATGTGGAATAATAAAAGAAAAATATCCTGACATGGATATGATCTCATTTGGACCTACAATGTTTGGTGTTCACTCGCCTGATGAGAAATTACAGATATCAACTGTTCCGGAATTTTATAATCAACTTGTAAATGTTTTGAAGAATATTCCTGTTAAATAAGATTATATCTTGTTTATTATTAAAGCAGATACTTTTATTAGGTATCTGCTTTTTTTATTTTATTGTTGGTGATAATAAAATTATCAAATCAGTCACGTTGAGCTTGTCAAAATGTGACTTGCACTAATTATAACTCAGTCTTCGGCAAGCTCGGACTGACAAAATCGAAAACAATATGAACACAAGTGAAATCTCTCTGAAACCTCAACCATCATCATTTTTAAGATGGACAGCTTTACTTTTGATCAGTTTAGCAATGATGGGCAACTATTATATTTATGATAGTATTAGTCCGCTTGCAGATTTATTAAAAACTCAACTTGGTTTTTCTGATTCCAATATCGGATTGTTAAATGCAATTTATTCTTTTCCTAATATACTGATGGTTCTTGTCGGCGGATTGATAATTGACAGAATCGGAACAAGAATTTCAGTTGTGATTTTTACTTTTTTAATAGCACTTGGTGCAGTGATAACTGCTGTAACAGGAAATATTTATGTTATGTCAGCCGGAAGATTGGTTTTCGGTCTCGGTGCTGAATCTATGATTGTGGCAATTACAACTATTATTGCAAGATGGTTTAAAGGAAAGGAACTTTCATTTGCGTTTGGTCTTAATCTTACAGTTGCAAGATTAGGTTCATTCCTTGCACTTAATTCTCCAAGCTGGGGCAAAAATTTGTATGAGCATTGGCAGTCTCCGCTATGGATTACTGTTGCAGGAGGAATTTTTGCTTTAATAACTATAATAATTTATTACGGTTTGGATTTGTATGCAGTTAAAAATTATGAGATGCCTAAAGATGGTGAGCAGGATAAAATTGTTTTTAAAGAGATATTCAGGTTTGGAAAATCATTCTGGTTTATTACTGCCCTTTGCGTTACATTTTATTCTGCAATGTTTCCGTTTCAAACTTTTGCGATTAAATTTTTTCAGGAAGCTCACGGAACCAGCAGGGAAGTCGGCGGTAATCTCTCAAGCATATTAACTCTTGCCGCGATGATTTTTACGCCTTTGTTTGGATTGTTAGCAGATAAAATTGGAAAGAGATCTTTGCTGATGATGTTCGGCTCATTATTAATTATACCTGTTTATTTAATGATGGCTTATAAATTTGGTAAACCCGAAGTAATGAGCGACAGCGATTTTGTTCATCTTACTATTCAATTCTTTGATGTCAACGGATCAATACCAATTTATTTGATTCTTCCTATGGCAATGATGGGAATCGCATTCTCACTTGTACCGGCAGTAATGTGGCCTTCGGTAGCAATCATTGTTGATCCTAAAAAATTAGGAACTGCTTATGGATTGATGACTATGATCCAGAACATAGGTTTGTTTGGATTTAATCTGTTGATAGGTTTTGCAAATGATGTATCTCAGGCAAGTTTTTCAAATCCTGCTGGATATAATACCGGAATGTGGATATTCTCCATTCTCGGGTTCTTAGGTTTACTGTTTGCTTTCTTGCTGCGAAGAGCAGAAACCGGACCTGGCGGACATGGGCTTGAAGCAGGAATGAAAAAAGCTTAATCGGATGTTAAAGCAGATTTTCTGAATTTGTTCAATCATTTTAAGATATACTTCAATAAGAGTTTTATTTATTGTTTTAATATTTTTTTGTTAAAGAACGATTAATAACAATATTATTTTGATAAACATATCCTTTATATTTTTAAACAGAGGAGATTATGGCTAAACCAACAAAACTTGATTCTGCATCTGTAATCGCTATTCGCGATTGTATGGGGACAAAGAAAAATGAAAAAATTCTTGTAATTACCGATGAAATAAAAAGGGAGATTGGACTTTCCCTGCATCAAAATGCAATTCGATTAGGTTATGATTCTCTGCTTGTTGAAATGAAATCCGGTAAGATAAATGGAGAAGAACCTTCTGAACAAGTTGCTGAATTGATGCAGAAGTTTGATGTTGTTTTTTGTCCCACTGCTAAATCTTTAACTCATACCGATGCAAGAAGAAATGCTTCTGCAAAGGGAGTGAGAATAGCAACT is a window of Ignavibacterium sp. DNA encoding:
- a CDS encoding MFS transporter, whose product is MNTSEISLKPQPSSFLRWTALLLISLAMMGNYYIYDSISPLADLLKTQLGFSDSNIGLLNAIYSFPNILMVLVGGLIIDRIGTRISVVIFTFLIALGAVITAVTGNIYVMSAGRLVFGLGAESMIVAITTIIARWFKGKELSFAFGLNLTVARLGSFLALNSPSWGKNLYEHWQSPLWITVAGGIFALITIIIYYGLDLYAVKNYEMPKDGEQDKIVFKEIFRFGKSFWFITALCVTFYSAMFPFQTFAIKFFQEAHGTSREVGGNLSSILTLAAMIFTPLFGLLADKIGKRSLLMMFGSLLIIPVYLMMAYKFGKPEVMSDSDFVHLTIQFFDVNGSIPIYLILPMAMMGIAFSLVPAVMWPSVAIIVDPKKLGTAYGLMTMIQNIGLFGFNLLIGFANDVSQASFSNPAGYNTGMWIFSILGFLGLLFAFLLRRAETGPGGHGLEAGMKKA
- a CDS encoding aminoacyl-histidine dipeptidase, with translation MGSVLGHLKPELVWYHFEEICKYPRCSKKEEKIAEYVVSVGKRLGLQTEKDKFGNILIRKPAAAGKENLKTVTMQGHIDMVCEKNRGVEHDFDNDSIQPYIDGDWVKAKGTTLGADNGIGVAAALAVLEANDIEHGPVEALFTLDEETGLTGASSLKKGWLKGDILINMDSEELGTLFIGCSGGKNTAAKFKIKPEKAPRNYSAFELKVEGLKGGHSGLEIHAGRGNAVKILNRAIWEYSKENKLRLAEINGGNKHNAIPREAFAVVLVPKGNENKLKKFINNYNQTVKAENVSVEPDLSVSLVKHAVPEKVMDEKTQKRLVDALYAIPHGVIKMSNDIPGLVETSTNLAVVETVGKSVNIVTSQRSSVASEIKDITAMVSSVLQLAGAEISYGDGYPGWKPDINSDVLKVFKSTFENMYGKEPEVTAIHAGLECGIIKEKYPDMDMISFGPTMFGVHSPDEKLQISTVPEFYNQLVNVLKNIPVK